A stretch of the Streptomyces ortus genome encodes the following:
- a CDS encoding DUF4240 domain-containing protein yields the protein MDETEFWELVDATREAAEGDPEEQADLLVERLLRLDPEMVLDFARHFEARYNRAYTWDLWGAAWILLDGAGDDAFDFFRCWLIGQGRETYEGAVHDPDKLADLLGDFDDEVDGDAEELGYAADEAYEQLTGAVAPDLGIPAAPPEPLGTPFDLENHSLLAERLPRLWDRFAD from the coding sequence ATGGACGAGACGGAGTTCTGGGAGCTGGTGGACGCGACCCGCGAGGCCGCCGAGGGCGACCCCGAGGAGCAGGCCGACCTGCTCGTCGAACGGCTGCTCCGGCTGGACCCCGAGATGGTCCTCGACTTCGCCCGTCACTTCGAGGCCCGCTACAACCGCGCGTACACCTGGGACCTGTGGGGCGCCGCCTGGATCCTGCTCGACGGGGCCGGCGACGACGCCTTCGACTTCTTCCGCTGCTGGCTGATCGGCCAGGGCCGGGAGACGTACGAGGGCGCCGTGCACGATCCTGACAAACTGGCCGACCTGCTCGGGGACTTCGACGACGAGGTCGACGGGGACGCCGAGGAACTGGGGTACGCGGCCGACGAGGCGTACGAGCAGCTCACCGGCGCGGTCGCCCCCGATCTGGGCATCCCGGCGGCGCCTCCCGAGCCGTTGGGCACCCCGTTCGACCTGGAGAACCACTCGCTCCTTGCGGAACGCCTGCCGCGCCTGTGGGACCGCTTCGCGGACTGA
- a CDS encoding peptidoglycan recognition protein family protein, producing MCAHRSPLTARIPRLPRVVPARLPRPARAGLACVPGLAAVAALVLCAVGVDRTPGDGGRAVAARASVGHRAPKPPIVPRDRWLGDAASTQPPTRYADRVSAVFVHHTDSPNGYDCADAPRIIQYLYTGQAGVRHWDDIGYNFLVDRCGTVYEGRAGGVERAVVGAHTQGFNVGTAGIAALGTFTAGVPVPKAMTDAIAAVAAWKLGLTGVDPRAPVRLVSTNSLSKYPAGTRATFTAVSGHTDGYWTACPGAALTARLPAIRQQAARLQGRH from the coding sequence ATGTGCGCCCACCGGAGCCCGCTCACGGCCCGCATACCCCGCCTGCCGCGCGTCGTCCCGGCCCGGCTGCCCCGGCCCGCGCGCGCCGGGCTGGCCTGCGTCCCCGGCCTCGCGGCCGTCGCCGCGCTGGTGCTCTGCGCGGTGGGCGTCGACCGGACGCCGGGTGACGGCGGGCGGGCCGTCGCGGCCCGCGCGTCGGTCGGGCACCGGGCCCCGAAACCGCCCATCGTGCCGCGGGACCGCTGGCTGGGCGACGCCGCGTCCACCCAGCCGCCGACCCGGTACGCCGACCGGGTGTCCGCCGTCTTCGTGCATCACACCGACTCGCCCAACGGCTACGACTGCGCCGACGCGCCCCGCATCATCCAGTACCTGTACACAGGGCAGGCCGGAGTCCGGCACTGGGACGACATCGGCTACAACTTCCTCGTCGACCGCTGCGGCACGGTGTACGAGGGCCGGGCGGGTGGCGTCGAGCGGGCCGTCGTCGGTGCCCACACCCAGGGCTTCAACGTCGGCACGGCGGGCATCGCCGCACTCGGTACGTTCACCGCGGGCGTGCCCGTGCCCAAGGCGATGACCGACGCCATCGCGGCCGTCGCCGCCTGGAAGCTGGGGCTCACCGGCGTCGATCCGCGCGCCCCCGTCCGGCTCGTGTCCACCAACAGCCTGAGCAAGTACCCGGCGGGCACCCGCGCCACCTTCACCGCCGTCTCCGGCCACACCGACGGCTACTGGACCGCGTGCCCGGGCGCCGCGCTCACGGCCCGGCTGCCCGCGATCAGACAGCAGGCGGCGCGGTTGCAGGGACGTCACTGA
- a CDS encoding MarP family serine protease, whose translation MDLLDILLLLVILGYAASGYRRGLVAGCVSLAGFVGGAVIGVWVLPWVMDLVEAGTTAATVTAVLTVLLPAAVGHELAGRLGLKLRRELDGGSLRVVDGVGGAAANTVSVLLVAWVAASVLGASASPVVTSAIRDSALLGAVQDTMPETTPTWFSRATSALTEAGFPQVFNPFENEPTASVAKPSGDSVTAAATRASQRSTVKVEGAVGTQGREGSGFVFAAEHVMTNAHVVAGIDDPTVRVGGTGRAYEAEVVLFDPQKDVAVLDVPGLRAPVLSFDTSAKRGDAAVVAGYPQDGGLDLQAATVANKIDAQGRNIYGSDTVSREIYSIRSTVRPGNSGGPLLTTDGKVFGVVFARSTSDAETGYVLTADEVADDAARAAKASSPVDTGDLVTS comes from the coding sequence GTGGACCTGCTCGACATCCTGCTGTTGCTGGTCATTCTCGGCTACGCGGCGTCCGGCTACCGGCGCGGACTGGTCGCGGGCTGTGTCTCGCTGGCCGGCTTCGTGGGCGGTGCCGTCATCGGCGTATGGGTGCTGCCCTGGGTGATGGACCTGGTGGAGGCGGGGACCACGGCGGCGACGGTCACGGCGGTGCTCACCGTGCTGCTGCCCGCCGCGGTGGGCCACGAGCTGGCGGGGCGCCTGGGCCTGAAGCTGCGCCGCGAGCTGGACGGGGGTTCCCTGCGCGTGGTCGACGGCGTGGGCGGCGCCGCGGCGAACACGGTCTCCGTGCTGCTCGTGGCCTGGGTGGCCGCGAGTGTCCTCGGCGCGTCGGCCTCGCCCGTCGTCACCTCCGCGATCCGGGACTCCGCGCTGCTCGGGGCGGTGCAGGACACGATGCCGGAGACGACGCCGACCTGGTTCTCCCGGGCCACCTCGGCGCTCACGGAGGCCGGTTTCCCGCAGGTCTTCAACCCCTTCGAGAACGAGCCGACGGCCTCGGTCGCCAAGCCCTCCGGGGACAGCGTCACCGCCGCCGCCACGCGGGCCTCGCAGCGCTCCACGGTGAAGGTCGAGGGCGCCGTCGGCACGCAGGGCCGCGAGGGCAGCGGTTTCGTGTTCGCCGCGGAGCACGTGATGACCAACGCGCACGTGGTGGCGGGCATCGACGACCCGACCGTGCGGGTGGGCGGCACCGGCCGGGCGTACGAGGCGGAGGTCGTCCTCTTCGACCCGCAGAAGGACGTGGCCGTGCTCGACGTGCCGGGGCTCAGGGCTCCCGTGCTGTCGTTCGACACGAGTGCGAAGCGCGGTGACGCGGCCGTGGTCGCGGGCTACCCGCAGGACGGCGGGCTGGACCTCCAGGCGGCCACGGTCGCCAACAAGATCGACGCGCAGGGCCGGAACATCTACGGCTCCGACACGGTCAGCCGCGAGATCTACTCGATCCGCTCCACGGTCCGCCCCGGCAACTCCGGCGGCCCCCTGCTGACCACCGACGGCAAGGTCTTCGGCGTCGTCTTCGCCCGCTCCACGAGCGACGCCGAGACGGGTTACGTACTCACCGCCGACGAGGTCGCGGACGACGCGGCCCGCGCGGCGAAGGCGTCGTCACCGGTGGACACGGGAGACCTCGTGACGTCGTGA
- a CDS encoding GNAT family N-acetyltransferase produces the protein MTEPYIRTAVPEDEEALGRLDREVWSYRHAVGPREQPPYEPFFNDRSGPRDHLVAELGGRLVGYVRLGFPTPLASNAHVRQIQGLAVADEARGHGVGRALVRAAVEEARRRGARRITLRVLGHNTPARRLYESEGFAVEGIQPEEFRLAGEYVDDVLMGRRI, from the coding sequence ATGACCGAGCCGTACATCCGCACCGCGGTGCCCGAGGACGAGGAGGCGCTGGGCCGTCTCGACCGCGAGGTCTGGTCCTACCGGCACGCGGTCGGACCCCGGGAGCAGCCGCCGTACGAGCCGTTCTTCAACGACCGCTCCGGGCCCCGCGACCACCTGGTCGCCGAACTGGGCGGGCGGCTCGTCGGCTACGTACGGCTCGGATTCCCCACCCCGCTCGCGTCCAACGCGCACGTCCGGCAGATCCAGGGCCTCGCCGTCGCCGACGAGGCCCGCGGCCACGGAGTGGGCCGGGCCCTGGTCCGCGCCGCCGTCGAGGAGGCCCGCCGCCGGGGCGCACGCCGGATCACGCTGCGCGTCCTCGGCCACAACACGCCGGCGCGCAGGCTGTACGAGTCGGAGGGCTTCGCGGTCGAGGGGATCCAGCCGGAGGAGTTCCGGCTGGCCGGCGAGTACGTGGACGACGTACTCATGGGCCGCAGGATCTGA
- a CDS encoding TIGR01777 family oxidoreductase has product MEASRIAVAGASGLIGTALVRSLTADGHEVVRLVRRTPRTEDEVEWDPERGYVDAVGLTGCDAVVNLAGAGIADRRWSDAYKRTIRDSRLLGTAALAEAAASLDRPPRVFLNGSAIGFYGDTGTRAVDESAPPGDGFLPSLCVEWEEAAAPAREAGVRTVFARTGLVVAREGGAWGRLFPLFRAGLGGKMGDGRQYWSYIALHDHVAALRFLIDSDSLSGPFNLTAPEPLTNGEITAAMGRVLHRPTLFQVPAPVLKAVLGEMAQEVLGSQRVRPARLLESGFTFAFPGIEEAVRAARA; this is encoded by the coding sequence ATGGAAGCTTCGCGAATCGCCGTGGCCGGCGCGTCGGGCCTGATCGGTACGGCCCTGGTGCGCTCACTGACCGCTGACGGGCACGAGGTGGTGCGGCTGGTACGCCGTACGCCCCGGACGGAGGACGAGGTCGAATGGGACCCCGAACGCGGTTACGTGGACGCGGTGGGCCTGACCGGCTGCGACGCCGTGGTGAACCTCGCGGGCGCCGGGATCGCCGACCGCCGCTGGTCCGACGCCTACAAGCGGACGATCCGCGACAGCCGCCTCCTCGGCACGGCCGCGCTCGCGGAGGCCGCCGCCTCCCTCGACCGGCCGCCGCGGGTCTTTTTGAACGGCAGCGCCATCGGCTTCTACGGGGACACCGGCACGCGGGCCGTGGACGAGAGCGCGCCGCCCGGGGACGGGTTCCTGCCCTCGCTGTGCGTGGAGTGGGAGGAGGCGGCGGCGCCCGCGCGGGAGGCGGGCGTACGGACCGTCTTCGCCCGCACCGGACTGGTGGTGGCCCGCGAGGGCGGCGCCTGGGGACGGCTGTTCCCGCTGTTCCGGGCGGGGCTCGGCGGGAAGATGGGCGACGGGCGGCAGTACTGGAGCTATATCGCGCTGCACGACCACGTGGCCGCGCTGCGGTTCCTGATCGATTCCGATTCCCTGTCCGGGCCCTTCAACCTGACGGCTCCGGAGCCGCTCACCAACGGCGAGATCACGGCCGCCATGGGGCGCGTCCTGCACCGGCCCACCCTGTTCCAGGTGCCCGCGCCCGTGCTGAAGGCCGTGCTAGGCGAGATGGCCCAGGAGGTGCTGGGCAGCCAGCGCGTCCGTCCCGCCCGGCTGCTGGAGTCGGGCTTCACCTTCGCGTTCCCCGGCATCGAGGAGGCCGTCCGGGCGGCTCGGGCGTAA
- a CDS encoding NAD(P)/FAD-dependent oxidoreductase, which translates to MLEPACQADVVIVGAGVAGLSAAQRLNSAGVSTVVLEAAPQVGGRMATEKIDGFRLDRVGRLLSTSYPELRLTPGLDALVLRPFAPGVLVHAEGRVHRAGEPASAGGTRGALDAARAFVSPPRRLRQLSPAAAAPVSRAYPPLGGALDQARLAAALGRVATVPVERLLVRPERPAGRALAARGMPARTVEGFLRPLLAALLCDPELTTSSRCADLALRAFAAGRLCVPEGGADALPELLAAALPPGTVRTGVRATAVSTTSVTTAEHGELRCRAVLVATGARAAAELLPGLRVPPCHPVTVVHHTADEPPLTDAALLLDADRRGPVAHTAVISQVDPSRAPVGRALISSTVLGAPPGDTEAETDRAVRAHLAALYGTATHRWELLAVHHTPDAVPAMPAPHDPRRPVRLLAGLYVCGDHRGTSTVQGALHSGHRAARALLKDLGAPATAPATAPLPTTTAA; encoded by the coding sequence GTGCTTGAGCCCGCTTGCCAGGCGGACGTCGTCATCGTGGGGGCCGGGGTCGCGGGACTCTCGGCCGCCCAACGGCTGAACAGCGCAGGTGTGTCGACCGTCGTCCTGGAAGCCGCCCCTCAGGTCGGCGGCCGGATGGCGACCGAGAAGATCGACGGTTTCCGTCTCGACCGTGTCGGACGGCTCCTCTCCACCTCGTACCCCGAACTGCGGCTGACGCCCGGCCTGGACGCCCTGGTCCTGCGCCCGTTCGCCCCAGGTGTGCTCGTCCACGCCGAGGGGCGTGTGCACCGGGCGGGCGAGCCCGCGAGCGCCGGGGGCACAAGGGGCGCACTCGACGCGGCGCGCGCCTTTGTGAGCCCCCCGCGCAGGCTACGGCAGCTGTCCCCGGCCGCCGCCGCGCCCGTGTCGCGGGCGTATCCCCCGCTCGGGGGCGCGCTCGACCAGGCCCGGCTGGCCGCGGCGCTCGGCCGGGTCGCGACGGTTCCCGTGGAGCGGCTGCTGGTCCGGCCCGAACGGCCCGCCGGGCGGGCGCTCGCGGCCCGCGGCATGCCCGCCCGTACGGTCGAGGGTTTTCTGCGCCCCCTGCTGGCGGCGCTGCTCTGCGACCCGGAGCTGACGACGTCCAGCCGGTGCGCCGACCTCGCGCTCCGGGCCTTCGCCGCCGGGCGGCTGTGCGTGCCCGAGGGAGGTGCGGACGCCCTGCCGGAGCTGCTCGCCGCGGCTCTGCCGCCGGGGACGGTCCGCACCGGCGTACGGGCCACCGCCGTCTCGACGACGTCCGTGACGACGGCCGAGCACGGTGAACTCCGCTGCCGGGCGGTCCTGGTGGCGACCGGCGCCCGCGCCGCGGCGGAGCTGCTGCCCGGTCTGCGGGTGCCGCCCTGCCACCCGGTGACGGTGGTGCACCACACGGCGGACGAGCCGCCCCTGACGGACGCGGCACTGCTCCTGGACGCGGACCGCCGGGGGCCCGTGGCCCACACGGCGGTCATCAGCCAGGTCGACCCGTCCCGGGCGCCCGTGGGCCGCGCCCTGATCTCCTCGACGGTCCTGGGCGCACCGCCCGGGGACACGGAGGCGGAGACGGACCGCGCGGTACGCGCGCATCTGGCGGCCCTCTACGGCACCGCCACGCACCGGTGGGAGCTGCTGGCGGTGCACCACACGCCCGACGCGGTCCCGGCGATGCCGGCGCCGCACGATCCGCGCCGTCCGGTGCGTCTGCTGGCGGGCCTGTACGTCTGCGGCGACCACCGGGGCACGAGCACGGTGCAGGGTGCCCTGCACTCGGGCCACCGGGCGGCGAGGGCCCTCCTCAAGGACCTGGGTGCCCCAGCGACGGCGCCGGCGACTGCCCCCTTACCGACCACCACAGCCGCATAA
- a CDS encoding regulator — protein MTERPAQRTPNRQLAALIAEAGFSNAGLARRVDQLGLEHGLDLRYDKTSVTRWLRGQQPRGTTPALIAEVFTRRLGRRLSAQDLGLDACAPVYAGLEFAATPEEAVDIVGGLWRKDSGSHAELRKIAFTPAGLVVPSRDWLIGRADDRVSRGDPGAARIPVQGGRPVSVKPLALPEQVRPPFRQRAGTERGPGQRVTAGDIAALRSVGELFRTLDNAYGGGHARQALVRYLEHELEPMLRGTYGEQTGRRLFAAASDLTRLAGWTSYDIAAHGLAQRYFVQALRLSQAAADRAYGSYVLVTMSRQAVYLGHGREAVQLARVAQQGVGSSAPPVVQALLYAVEARGHGVLGEVRAATASLVRAERALEVARPGDEVPYWARFFDEAQLADEFGHCHRDLQQYRAAAQHAERSLQLRAPGYARSRLFCRVVLASARLGLGELDQACQLGAEAATQAAEMRSVRALEYVRDFERRLEPYRDAAPVRGYRDKVAALG, from the coding sequence ATGACGGAACGACCCGCGCAGCGCACCCCCAACCGTCAGCTCGCCGCACTTATCGCAGAAGCGGGGTTCTCCAACGCGGGGCTCGCCCGTCGAGTGGACCAGCTCGGCCTCGAACACGGTCTCGATCTGAGATACGACAAGACATCGGTGACCCGCTGGCTGCGAGGGCAGCAGCCCCGCGGCACCACACCGGCCCTGATCGCCGAGGTGTTCACCCGCCGCCTCGGCCGCCGGCTCAGCGCACAGGACCTCGGACTCGACGCCTGCGCACCCGTCTACGCGGGACTCGAGTTCGCCGCCACGCCGGAGGAGGCCGTCGACATCGTCGGCGGGCTCTGGCGCAAGGACTCGGGAAGCCATGCCGAGCTGCGCAAGATCGCGTTCACCCCGGCCGGGCTCGTCGTGCCCAGCCGGGACTGGCTGATCGGCCGGGCCGACGACCGGGTGAGCCGCGGCGACCCCGGCGCCGCGCGCATCCCCGTACAGGGCGGCCGACCGGTTTCCGTCAAGCCGCTGGCCTTGCCGGAACAGGTCAGACCGCCGTTCCGGCAGCGTGCGGGGACCGAGCGCGGCCCCGGGCAGCGGGTGACCGCGGGCGACATCGCGGCCCTGCGCTCGGTCGGCGAGCTCTTCCGCACCCTCGACAACGCGTACGGCGGAGGGCACGCCCGGCAGGCCCTCGTGCGGTACCTGGAGCACGAACTGGAACCGATGCTCCGCGGCACGTACGGCGAGCAGACGGGGCGCCGGCTGTTCGCCGCGGCGTCCGACCTGACCCGGCTGGCGGGCTGGACCTCGTACGACATCGCCGCGCACGGGCTCGCTCAGCGTTACTTCGTGCAGGCGCTGCGGCTCTCGCAGGCGGCGGCGGACCGGGCGTACGGCTCGTACGTGCTGGTCACGATGAGCCGGCAGGCCGTCTACCTCGGGCACGGGCGCGAGGCGGTGCAACTGGCCCGGGTCGCCCAGCAGGGCGTGGGTTCGTCCGCGCCGCCCGTCGTCCAGGCGCTGCTGTACGCGGTCGAGGCACGCGGCCACGGGGTGCTCGGCGAGGTGCGGGCGGCCACGGCCTCGCTCGTGCGGGCCGAGCGGGCGCTGGAGGTCGCCCGGCCGGGGGACGAAGTCCCGTACTGGGCCCGGTTCTTCGACGAGGCGCAGCTCGCGGACGAGTTCGGGCACTGCCACCGGGATCTGCAGCAGTACCGGGCGGCGGCCCAGCATGCCGAGCGGTCGCTGCAGTTGCGCGCGCCCGGGTATGCGCGCAGCCGGCTCTTCTGCCGGGTGGTCCTCGCCTCGGCGCGGCTCGGGCTCGGGGAGCTGGACCAGGCGTGCCAGCTGGGGGCGGAGGCGGCGACGCAGGCGGCGGAGATGCGGTCGGTCCGGGCGCTGGAGTATGTGCGGGACTTCGAGCGGCGGTTGGAGCCGTATCGGGATGCCGCGCCCGTCCGGGGGTATCGCGACAAGGTCGCGGCTCTGGGATGA
- the lipA gene encoding lipoyl synthase: MSAVAPDGRKMLRLEVRNAQTPIERKPEWIKTRAKMGPEYTKMQNLVKSEGLHTVCQEAGCPNIYECWEDREATFLIGGDQCTRRCDFCQIDTGKPEALDRDEPRRVGESVVTMDLNYATITGVARDDLADGGAWLYAETVRQIHAQTADRAEGRTKVELLAPDFNAEPAQLAEVFSSRPEVFAHNVETVPRIFKRIRPGFRYERSLKVITEARDYGLVTKSNLILGMGETREEVSEALRQLHEAGCELVTITQYLRPSVRHHPVERWVKPHEFVELKEEADRIGFSGVMSGPLVRSSYRAGRLYQMAIEKRGAYVASQAV; the protein is encoded by the coding sequence GTGTCCGCAGTCGCACCCGACGGACGCAAGATGCTGCGCCTGGAGGTCCGGAACGCTCAGACCCCCATCGAGCGCAAGCCCGAGTGGATCAAGACCCGGGCGAAAATGGGTCCCGAATACACGAAGATGCAGAACCTCGTGAAGAGCGAGGGCCTGCACACGGTCTGCCAGGAGGCGGGCTGCCCCAACATCTACGAGTGCTGGGAAGACCGCGAGGCCACGTTCCTCATCGGCGGCGACCAGTGCACGAGGCGCTGCGACTTCTGCCAGATCGACACGGGCAAGCCCGAGGCGCTGGACCGCGACGAGCCCCGCCGTGTGGGCGAGTCCGTGGTCACCATGGACCTGAACTACGCCACCATCACCGGCGTGGCCCGCGACGACCTGGCGGACGGCGGCGCCTGGCTGTACGCCGAGACCGTGCGCCAGATCCACGCGCAGACCGCCGACCGCGCCGAGGGCCGCACCAAGGTCGAGCTGCTGGCCCCGGACTTCAACGCCGAGCCGGCCCAGCTCGCCGAGGTCTTCTCCTCCCGCCCGGAGGTCTTCGCGCACAACGTGGAGACGGTCCCCCGCATCTTCAAGCGCATCCGCCCGGGCTTCCGGTACGAGCGGTCGCTGAAGGTCATCACCGAGGCCCGCGACTACGGTCTGGTCACGAAGTCGAACCTGATCCTCGGCATGGGCGAGACCCGCGAGGAGGTCAGCGAGGCGCTGCGCCAGCTCCACGAGGCGGGCTGCGAGCTGGTCACCATCACGCAGTACCTGCGGCCCTCCGTGCGTCACCACCCCGTCGAGCGCTGGGTGAAGCCGCACGAGTTCGTGGAGCTGAAGGAGGAGGCCGACCGGATCGGCTTCTCCGGGGTCATGTCGGGCCCGCTGGTCCGCTCCTCGTACCGGGCCGGCCGCCTCTACCAGATGGCCATCGAGAAGCGGGGCGCGTACGTCGCCTCGCAGGCTGTCTGA
- a CDS encoding SCO2195 family GlnR-regulated protein, translating to MQAAPVRATAIPSFTDALRAVEALLLSSGQRTARRNAWTSVLEDRRRAKDRVEAQRVVEQSFVTHL from the coding sequence ATGCAGGCCGCGCCCGTACGCGCCACCGCGATTCCGTCGTTCACCGATGCACTCCGTGCCGTCGAGGCCCTGCTGCTGAGCAGTGGCCAGCGCACCGCCCGTCGCAACGCCTGGACGTCCGTCCTGGAGGACCGCCGTCGCGCCAAGGACCGCGTCGAGGCACAGCGTGTCGTGGAGCAGTCCTTCGTCACCCACCTCTGA
- a CDS encoding DUF4191 domain-containing protein translates to MARKEPAADAANPGRLKQIALTYKMTRKADKKIGLVLAAVGIVTLGVFLAIGFWIGHPIYLGILGLLLAFLASAIVFGRRAERAAFGQMEGQPGAAAAVLDNVGRGWTTTPAVAMNRSQDVVHRAVGKAGIVLVAEGNPNRVKSLLAAEKKKMARIVADVPVHDILVGTGEGQVELKKLRTTMVKLPRVLTGPQVTATNDRLRALGDLMSNMPLPKGPMPKGMRMPRGGKMR, encoded by the coding sequence ATGGCGAGGAAGGAACCCGCAGCGGACGCTGCGAACCCCGGGCGACTCAAGCAGATCGCTCTGACTTACAAGATGACCCGCAAGGCCGACAAAAAGATCGGTCTTGTACTCGCGGCTGTCGGAATCGTCACCCTTGGTGTCTTCCTCGCGATCGGCTTCTGGATCGGTCACCCGATCTATCTCGGCATTCTCGGCCTCCTGCTCGCCTTTCTCGCGTCGGCGATCGTCTTCGGGCGCCGTGCCGAGCGGGCGGCCTTCGGCCAGATGGAGGGCCAGCCGGGCGCGGCGGCGGCGGTGCTCGACAATGTCGGGCGCGGCTGGACGACCACCCCGGCCGTGGCGATGAACCGCAGCCAGGACGTGGTCCACCGGGCCGTGGGCAAGGCCGGCATCGTGCTGGTGGCCGAGGGCAACCCGAACCGGGTGAAGAGCCTGCTGGCCGCCGAGAAGAAGAAGATGGCCCGCATCGTCGCGGACGTGCCGGTGCACGACATCCTCGTCGGCACGGGCGAGGGCCAGGTCGAGCTGAAGAAGCTCCGTACGACGATGGTGAAGCTGCCGCGGGTGCTGACCGGCCCCCAGGTCACCGCGACCAACGACCGGCTGCGCGCCCTCGGCGACCTGATGAGCAACATGCCGCTCCCCAAGGGCCCGATGCCCAAGGGGATGCGGATGCCGCGCGGCGGGAAGATGCGCTAG